In the genome of Ignisphaera cupida, one region contains:
- a CDS encoding shikimate kinase, with amino-acid sequence MSAWGGISVVNAIPSGLGSAIAIDMKTKIFIRRCSNFEKKPSSRLVEKILEYFSSRYGLSNLCADVVSDIPMGSGLKSSSSVAVALIKAVKNLNIVEELDVPRLAAELSRLAGVSITGALDDAAAAYYGGVVFTDNTNMKVIRVLDPKLEMSVVILIPRGVSRPPMNVDKLRKYSHLFEEVFSIAIQGDIFRAMTLNGLLIARLMGYSEDVPRKALSMGASAAGVSGNGPATFAVCRAGDEGPIIEFFSRYGEVRVHRFVRVGETP; translated from the coding sequence ATGTCAGCATGGGGAGGAATCTCCGTAGTTAACGCCATACCATCTGGACTGGGATCGGCAATAGCAATAGACATGAAGACGAAGATTTTCATTAGACGTTGCAGTAATTTTGAGAAGAAGCCTAGTTCTAGACTTGTTGAAAAGATTTTGGAGTATTTTTCAAGTCGATATGGCTTATCCAACTTATGCGCAGATGTGGTTTCTGATATCCCCATGGGAAGTGGGCTGAAAAGTAGTAGCTCAGTGGCTGTAGCATTGATAAAAGCTGTGAAGAATCTTAACATTGTTGAGGAACTCGATGTGCCTAGATTGGCAGCAGAATTGTCTAGATTAGCAGGAGTATCCATAACTGGTGCTCTTGATGATGCTGCAGCTGCTTATTATGGTGGAGTTGTCTTCACAGATAACACAAACATGAAGGTTATAAGAGTTCTAGATCCAAAACTTGAAATGTCTGTAGTTATCTTAATACCCCGAGGTGTTTCCAGACCCCCCATGAATGTTGATAAGCTTAGAAAATATTCACACTTGTTTGAGGAGGTGTTTAGCATTGCTATCCAAGGAGATATTTTCAGAGCCATGACTTTGAATGGACTGTTAATAGCTAGGCTCATGGGCTATTCAGAGGATGTGCCGAGAAAAGCGTTGAGCATGGGTGCTTCGGCTGCTGGGGTTTCAGGTAATGGACCTGCAACATTTGCTGTTTGTAGAGCTGGTGATGAAGGTCCTATCATAGAGTTCTTTTCCAGGTATGGAGAGGTTCGTGTCCATAGATTTGTTAGAGTTGGTGAAACTCCTTGA
- the aroC gene encoding chorismate synthase: MPGNSFGKIFRVTTFGESHGPLVGVVIDGVPAGLPISEDDINYELFFRRPGGFFVSPRRELDKARIVSGVFNGKSTGAPITIIVENVDVDSRYYESIKYTPRPGHADLPYIFRYGFDNWDYRGGGRASGRETVARVIAGAIAKKLLMLLNTQIAGCIESLGWIRIDREITFLDALKSRCRKTRACREDYDSIFQNVLETIINEGDSIGAIVRVVVDGVPKGLGEPVFDKLKADLAKAIMSIPGVIGFELGIGFEATRKRGSEVSDELVVINNEIRWKHNFYGGILGGISTGEQIVFKCAFKPTSSIRKPIKTIDLRTLEEAMITVEGRHDPCIGIRGVAVVEAMTAITLVDHAMRSGLIPSTKLSQKDVEIIENGWKRYRSLCQHGEESP, encoded by the coding sequence ATGCCAGGAAACTCATTTGGTAAAATATTTAGGGTAACAACGTTTGGAGAAAGTCATGGGCCTCTAGTAGGTGTTGTTATAGATGGTGTTCCAGCTGGTTTACCGATATCTGAGGATGATATAAACTATGAGCTATTCTTTAGAAGACCTGGCGGATTTTTTGTATCTCCTAGAAGAGAGCTAGACAAAGCTAGAATTGTGAGTGGTGTTTTCAATGGCAAATCAACTGGAGCACCAATAACAATTATTGTAGAGAATGTTGATGTTGATTCTAGATATTATGAAAGCATTAAATATACCCCCAGACCTGGACATGCCGATCTTCCATACATATTTAGATATGGGTTTGATAATTGGGATTATCGTGGTGGGGGTAGGGCAAGTGGTAGAGAAACAGTTGCAAGAGTTATTGCAGGCGCTATTGCCAAAAAGCTTCTTATGTTGCTAAACACTCAGATTGCTGGATGTATTGAGTCTTTGGGCTGGATAAGAATTGATCGTGAAATAACATTTTTAGATGCATTGAAGTCCAGATGTAGAAAAACCAGGGCGTGTAGAGAAGACTATGACTCCATATTTCAAAATGTTTTAGAAACCATTATAAACGAAGGTGATAGTATAGGTGCAATAGTTAGAGTTGTGGTTGATGGTGTTCCCAAGGGCCTTGGAGAACCTGTGTTTGATAAGCTCAAGGCAGATTTGGCTAAGGCGATAATGTCTATACCTGGTGTCATAGGTTTTGAGCTTGGAATAGGCTTTGAGGCTACTAGAAAGAGGGGTAGCGAAGTTTCTGATGAGCTCGTGGTTATTAATAATGAGATTAGATGGAAACATAATTTCTATGGTGGTATCCTGGGAGGTATATCTACTGGTGAGCAAATTGTTTTCAAATGTGCTTTCAAACCAACAAGTTCAATTAGAAAACCAATTAAAACAATTGATCTTAGAACATTGGAAGAGGCTATGATAACTGTTGAGGGTAGGCATGATCCATGTATAGGGATTAGAGGTGTTGCTGTTGTAGAGGCCATGACAGCAATAACCTTGGTTGATCATGCTATGAGATCTGGGCTAATTCCTTCTACAAAGCTTAGTCAAAAGGATGTTGAAATTATTGAAAATGGTTGGAAGAGGTACAGGAGTTTATGTCAGCATGGGGAGGAATCTCCGTAG
- a CDS encoding shikimate dehydrogenase family protein has product MHLIDAKTKIFGVLGHNISYTLSPAIHNYIFMEIGYNAVYLVFDVPENKFDYVAKALIDICEGFNVTIPYKEKIIPYLTHLDKSAEIIGAVNTVYRGRGYNTDYIATKKLFEKYRHSLEKGICYIFGAGGAARAAAAALGEQGCSIRIVNRSVDRALKMAKDLRKIVNSIEVANTSTCEEAEVIVNATPDPSFIPDKCLHNNLKLVIEFVYRPVETLLVKKAIEKGIPVINGLEILVAQALEAQRIWLGIEFPFEKVVGYLHARKLIW; this is encoded by the coding sequence ATGCACTTAATAGATGCTAAAACAAAAATTTTTGGTGTACTTGGACACAACATTAGCTATACCCTATCACCAGCAATACACAACTACATATTCATGGAAATTGGATACAACGCTGTTTATCTAGTTTTTGATGTTCCTGAAAACAAGTTTGATTATGTAGCCAAGGCGTTGATTGATATATGCGAGGGATTCAATGTGACAATACCATACAAAGAAAAAATTATTCCATATCTAACCCATTTAGACAAATCAGCTGAAATTATAGGAGCTGTAAACACTGTTTATAGAGGAAGAGGCTATAACACAGATTACATAGCAACAAAAAAACTGTTTGAGAAGTATCGCCATAGTCTTGAAAAGGGTATTTGCTATATATTTGGGGCTGGAGGTGCGGCTAGAGCAGCGGCTGCAGCACTAGGGGAACAAGGATGCAGTATTCGTATAGTGAATAGATCAGTTGACAGAGCATTGAAGATGGCCAAAGATCTTAGAAAAATTGTGAATAGCATTGAAGTAGCTAATACATCAACATGTGAAGAAGCTGAGGTGATTGTTAATGCAACACCAGACCCGAGCTTTATTCCAGATAAATGCCTTCATAACAATCTCAAACTTGTTATAGAGTTTGTTTATAGACCTGTTGAAACTTTGCTAGTTAAAAAGGCTATTGAGAAAGGGATTCCTGTTATAAACGGTCTTGAAATTCTTGTTGCCCAAGCTCTTGAAGCTCAGAGAATATGGCTTGGCATAGAGTTTCCCTTTGAAAAGGTTGTGGGTTATCTCCATGCCAGGAAACTCATTTGGTAA
- the aroB gene encoding 3-dehydroquinate synthase — protein sequence MKILSKILCCQETKVFIGKNALENAASEIPEKAKVFLIRQDVLDPTPIRSAFKNIVAEFVLKGGEESKDIEIVLKIAEKMHSVGIQRSDYVVAFGGGTLLDVAGFVSSIYLRGVNLVNIPTTLLSMVDAAIGGKNAVNFRGIKNVLGTFYQPSIIIADTLFLNTLPQAEFVNGLAEVIKYAFTLDYELYNFLKRNFENVLSRDEEALEYLIERSILNKLSVVEKDVFDVKDVRIVLNFGHTVGHMIESLSNFSVSHGKAVAVGMVYELMISTEMGITKDYVLKEAIEMIKVYGLPTSIRELNVDIPKNLETLKAVISKDKKAGWRGLTLPVVVDIGVWKPLTVNIDSYVEALANALNRC from the coding sequence ATGAAGATTCTGAGCAAAATTCTTTGCTGCCAAGAAACAAAGGTGTTTATAGGCAAAAACGCTTTAGAGAATGCTGCTAGCGAAATTCCTGAAAAAGCTAAGGTGTTTCTCATTAGACAGGATGTTTTAGATCCTACTCCAATACGCAGTGCGTTTAAAAACATTGTTGCGGAATTTGTTTTGAAAGGTGGTGAGGAGTCAAAGGATATTGAAATTGTTTTGAAAATTGCTGAGAAAATGCATAGTGTTGGTATTCAAAGAAGTGATTATGTAGTGGCTTTTGGTGGTGGAACACTACTTGATGTTGCAGGATTTGTTTCATCAATTTACCTTAGAGGTGTGAATCTAGTCAACATACCTACAACACTTTTAAGCATGGTCGATGCAGCTATTGGTGGAAAAAATGCTGTGAATTTCCGTGGAATAAAGAATGTTCTTGGAACCTTTTACCAGCCAAGCATAATTATTGCTGATACGCTATTTCTCAATACATTACCTCAAGCAGAGTTTGTTAATGGTCTTGCAGAGGTCATCAAATATGCCTTTACACTAGATTATGAGCTATACAACTTTCTTAAAAGAAACTTTGAAAATGTTTTGAGTAGAGATGAAGAAGCTTTAGAATACTTAATAGAGAGATCTATTCTAAACAAGTTATCTGTTGTTGAAAAAGATGTGTTTGATGTTAAGGATGTTAGAATTGTTCTTAACTTTGGGCATACAGTAGGACATATGATAGAGTCTCTATCGAACTTCTCTGTTAGCCATGGAAAAGCTGTTGCTGTTGGCATGGTGTATGAGCTTATGATTTCTACTGAAATGGGTATAACCAAAGACTATGTGCTTAAGGAAGCTATTGAAATGATAAAAGTTTATGGACTGCCTACAAGCATTAGAGAACTCAATGTTGATATTCCAAAGAATTTAGAAACTCTGAAAGCTGTTATTTCAAAAGATAAGAAAGCTGGTTGGAGAGGTCTTACACTACCTGTTGTAGTAGATATTGGTGTTTGGAAACCACTTACAGTTAATATCGATAGCTATGTTGAGGCTCTTGCTAATGCACTTAATAGATGCTAA
- the aroF gene encoding 3-deoxy-7-phosphoheptulonate synthase — MLFILKNNSNGLKLIEKLKEKSASYKVVDLYKRKIVVAWPDKLVENVIDDDVELKVRVSKPWQLASNEWKKDKTIVNVDGIEIGGRNIVVAAGPCAIEDEDIAIEIAKAVKKAGAKMFRGGAYKPRTSPYTFQGLGENGLKILRKVYEVVGLPIVTEVMDTRDVEKVASFAHMLQIGARNSQNFPLLREVGKAKKPVLLKRGMSMTTEEWLLAAEYILLESNGDVVLCERGIRTFEKNTRFTLDLAGLAYVKTVTHLPLAVDPSHPAGRRDLVEPLALAAIAAGADMLIVEVHIAPEKALSDSEQQLTISMFEELMKKLKMVAEALGRSI, encoded by the coding sequence ATGTTATTCATTTTGAAAAACAACTCAAATGGGTTAAAACTTATAGAGAAATTGAAGGAAAAATCAGCTTCATATAAAGTTGTTGATCTCTACAAAAGAAAGATAGTTGTTGCATGGCCAGATAAGCTTGTAGAGAATGTTATTGATGATGATGTTGAGTTGAAAGTTAGAGTTAGTAAACCGTGGCAGCTAGCATCAAACGAATGGAAAAAAGATAAAACTATTGTGAATGTAGATGGTATAGAAATTGGGGGTAGAAATATAGTTGTTGCTGCAGGTCCATGTGCAATAGAGGATGAGGATATTGCTATAGAAATTGCAAAAGCTGTGAAGAAAGCTGGTGCAAAAATGTTTAGAGGTGGTGCGTACAAGCCTCGCACAAGCCCATACACGTTTCAGGGTCTTGGAGAAAATGGGTTGAAAATACTTAGAAAAGTATATGAAGTTGTTGGACTACCCATTGTTACAGAGGTTATGGATACAAGAGATGTTGAAAAAGTTGCTAGCTTTGCTCACATGCTTCAAATAGGAGCTAGAAACTCTCAGAACTTTCCACTGCTAAGAGAAGTTGGCAAAGCCAAAAAGCCTGTTTTGCTGAAGAGAGGCATGTCAATGACTACTGAAGAATGGCTTTTAGCAGCAGAGTACATTCTCTTGGAGAGCAATGGAGATGTTGTTCTATGTGAACGGGGTATAAGAACATTTGAGAAAAACACTAGATTCACACTTGATTTAGCTGGTTTAGCCTATGTGAAAACAGTTACTCATCTACCTCTAGCCGTTGATCCAAGTCACCCAGCTGGTAGAAGAGATCTCGTTGAGCCCTTGGCATTAGCAGCTATTGCTGCTGGTGCTGATATGCTAATAGTTGAGGTTCATATTGCTCCTGAAAAAGCTTTGAGTGATAGCGAACAGCAGTTAACTATATCCATGTTTGAAGAGCTTATGAAGAAGCTGAAAATGGTTGCAGAAGCTTTGGGTAGATCCATATGA
- a CDS encoding bifunctional chorismate mutase/prephenate dehydrogenase, protein MEIDRLREEIDKIDDAIAELLGRRLEIAKRIAAIKNDKNIPITDVNRESEVLLKWRIRLAKYGVSSDLASLLAQDIMRISRAVQIKSVSNNASKNRSICIVGYGAMAKTLAQAFSNSGCSVTITGRNIEKATSLGKELGVDAKPIPQAMENCDFVLLALSINAFSNGYVNSIANYMRGKIVMDILSTKLYIFKHMVEQSKNIGFKYVSTHPLFGPYTSPVGEKVVLIPSETGLDILSDVIELWTSIGVEPVIASIEEHEKAMAIVQVLTHFVLLAYGQAVVKLSKELSVDASKFATPTYRDVYSVLMRLGKIRSTVDEIQKMNPFAKMVRDSFLIIANEIEKSLG, encoded by the coding sequence ATGGAAATAGATAGGCTTAGAGAAGAAATAGACAAAATCGATGATGCCATAGCTGAGTTGTTGGGTAGAAGACTGGAGATTGCGAAGAGGATAGCAGCTATAAAAAATGATAAGAACATTCCCATAACTGATGTTAATCGCGAATCAGAGGTTTTGCTAAAGTGGAGAATAAGGTTAGCTAAGTATGGTGTTTCATCAGATTTAGCTTCTCTACTAGCTCAAGACATTATGAGAATATCGAGAGCCGTGCAAATAAAAAGTGTTTCTAATAATGCTTCAAAGAATAGAAGTATTTGTATAGTTGGTTATGGGGCTATGGCCAAGACACTAGCACAAGCATTTTCAAATAGTGGATGCAGTGTAACAATAACTGGTAGAAACATTGAGAAGGCTACTTCTCTGGGAAAGGAGCTTGGTGTTGATGCTAAGCCCATTCCACAGGCTATGGAAAATTGCGACTTTGTTTTATTGGCCTTGTCAATTAATGCTTTTAGCAATGGGTATGTAAATTCCATAGCTAATTACATGAGGGGTAAAATAGTGATGGATATTCTATCCACAAAACTTTACATATTTAAGCATATGGTTGAACAGTCAAAAAACATTGGCTTCAAATATGTTTCAACACATCCACTATTCGGACCATATACATCACCTGTAGGCGAAAAAGTTGTTTTAATACCATCAGAAACAGGTCTTGACATACTAAGTGATGTTATTGAGTTGTGGACTTCTATTGGTGTAGAACCTGTTATTGCCTCCATAGAGGAGCATGAAAAAGCTATGGCAATAGTACAAGTACTAACACATTTTGTTTTGTTAGCCTATGGCCAGGCTGTTGTGAAATTGTCTAAAGAACTTAGTGTAGATGCTTCTAAGTTTGCAACACCTACCTATAGAGATGTTTACAGTGTTTTGATGAGGCTTGGGAAAATACGTTCCACAGTTGATGAAATTCAGAAAATGAATCCATTTGCTAAAATGGTTAGAGACTCTTTTTTGATTATTGCCAATGAGATTGAAAAGTCCTTGGGTTGA
- a CDS encoding transketolase family protein, translating into MALTSVQSFRDVLGELLVEIGNEDQNVVVITADVGKSTRAAKFGEVFKDRYYNVGISEQHMITFAAGLAAIGAKSVVVAYAAFIMRAWEQIRNSVARMNLNVKIIATHSGYSNYADGSSHQMLEDIALMRVIPNMNVVVPADVHDLRRCLKKLVIETRGPVYIRIGRDYSPPITFGIEYDCELGKAYLLRDGHDIAIMGSGVVLYEALQAAEELKKMGISVAVVNVLSVKPIDRETILNVAKKTGRVVTVEEHMVFGGVGSAIAEVLAQEYPVPMRILGSTTFGKSAKSHQELLEYFNLDKKAIVKAVLEVISHGNR; encoded by the coding sequence ATGGCGCTCACTAGTGTTCAAAGTTTTAGAGATGTTTTGGGAGAGCTTCTGGTTGAGATAGGGAATGAGGATCAGAATGTTGTTGTGATAACAGCTGACGTTGGAAAGTCTACAAGAGCTGCTAAATTTGGGGAGGTGTTCAAAGACAGATACTACAATGTTGGGATTTCGGAGCAGCACATGATAACATTTGCTGCTGGCCTAGCTGCTATTGGGGCAAAATCTGTTGTGGTGGCCTATGCAGCATTTATTATGAGGGCTTGGGAGCAGATAAGAAATAGTGTAGCTCGAATGAATCTAAATGTGAAGATAATTGCTACACACTCTGGCTATAGCAACTATGCTGATGGTTCAAGTCATCAAATGTTAGAGGATATAGCACTGATGAGGGTTATTCCGAATATGAATGTAGTTGTCCCAGCTGATGTACATGATCTTAGAAGATGTCTCAAGAAACTTGTTATTGAAACTAGGGGGCCTGTTTACATAAGAATTGGCAGAGATTACTCACCTCCAATCACATTTGGTATTGAATATGATTGTGAACTTGGGAAAGCATATCTGCTTAGAGATGGTCATGACATAGCTATTATGGGTTCTGGTGTAGTTCTCTATGAAGCTCTTCAAGCAGCTGAAGAACTTAAGAAAATGGGTATTAGCGTAGCTGTAGTGAATGTTTTATCGGTTAAGCCAATTGATAGAGAGACAATATTGAATGTTGCTAAAAAGACAGGAAGGGTTGTGACTGTTGAGGAGCACATGGTTTTCGGTGGTGTCGGAAGTGCTATAGCAGAGGTTTTGGCACAAGAATATCCTGTTCCAATGAGGATTCTTGGAAGCACAACATTTGGTAAATCTGCTAAGTCTCATCAAGAGTTGCTGGAGTACTTCAACTTGGATAAAAAGGCTATTGTTAAAGCAGTTCTCGAGGTTATTAGCCATGGAAATAGATAG
- a CDS encoding 1-deoxy-D-xylulose-5-phosphate synthase N-terminal domain-containing protein, giving the protein MVKGDAKPILKISDLINLEEDIKAINKLIKNSYEDVLLMYKHDKHVHLNSSLSCLPILAVLISKYIRRSENDIDRDWLILSKGHAAPALYAILAEVGVIPKSELPKINRIDSMLQNHTDISTPSIDFSSGSLGQGISFAIGVATWIKRMGGKGRVFVIMGDGEQDEGQVWEAITHAASLRLNNLVVIVDWNNTQLDGVTNEIKPKHYIPLIWKIIGWKVLWASGRDIVSMIMAFDEILESDKPTVIFVQTSDVRKLLEAIASHGAH; this is encoded by the coding sequence ATGGTGAAGGGAGATGCAAAGCCAATACTAAAGATATCGGATTTAATAAACCTAGAGGAAGATATTAAAGCGATAAACAAGCTCATAAAAAATTCATATGAAGACGTTCTCTTAATGTATAAACACGATAAGCATGTACATCTCAACTCATCTTTAAGTTGCTTACCAATACTAGCTGTTCTCATATCGAAGTATATCAGAAGAAGTGAAAATGATATAGATAGAGATTGGCTAATACTAAGCAAAGGTCATGCAGCACCAGCCCTATATGCAATACTAGCTGAGGTTGGTGTTATACCCAAGTCAGAGCTTCCAAAAATAAATAGAATTGATTCTATGCTTCAAAACCACACAGATATCTCCACACCTAGTATAGACTTTTCATCTGGAAGTCTTGGCCAGGGTATAAGCTTTGCCATAGGTGTAGCAACCTGGATTAAGAGAATGGGTGGCAAGGGAAGAGTATTTGTTATTATGGGTGATGGAGAACAGGATGAGGGGCAGGTTTGGGAAGCAATAACACATGCAGCTAGTTTGAGGCTCAACAATCTTGTTGTAATAGTTGACTGGAATAATACCCAGCTAGATGGTGTCACCAATGAAATTAAGCCAAAGCATTACATTCCACTAATTTGGAAAATCATTGGCTGGAAAGTTCTGTGGGCCAGTGGAAGAGATATAGTTAGCATGATAATGGCTTTTGACGAAATATTGGAATCAGATAAACCAACTGTGATCTTTGTTCAAACAAGTGATGTTAGAAAGTTGTTAGAGGCGATAGCATCTCATGGCGCTCACTAG
- a CDS encoding bifunctional hydroxymethylpyrimidine kinase/phosphomethylpyrimidine kinase, translating into MVSLRKIPVAMTIAGSDSGGGAGIEADLKTFSALGVHGTVAITSITAQNTYSVIDVYDLPGRIVYNQIKAVYEDMGIDAAKTGMLSNSEIISAVAQAIRDFSIKNLVVDPVMIAKSGARLLREDAVEALKSKLLPLALVATPNASEAEVLAGFSVKTLDDAKKAAKTIHEKYGTAAVIVKGGHLKELKAVDVVYYNGEYYLIESERILDGCFHGTGCSFSAAITAFLAKSFPLLNAIQEAKKFIDMAIRFGLKIGKGHCPVNPIAYIEIPAAKFHAIENVRKAVEILLENQSLVLPYVPEVGINVVEAIEARYVTGVNDVAGVEGRIVKAGNRLAKVGEVKMGGSSHLARLVIALMRSGHEIYAAVNIRFDKAVVEKAIEKGFKVAFVDRRREPAEIKEAPMGSMEWIASQITKEIPDLIYDVGDVGKEPMIRVLGKNAIDAVKKLLQILA; encoded by the coding sequence GTGGTTAGCTTGAGGAAAATCCCTGTTGCAATGACCATAGCTGGTAGTGATTCTGGTGGAGGAGCTGGTATAGAGGCTGACCTAAAAACATTTAGTGCATTGGGTGTTCACGGAACTGTTGCAATAACTAGTATAACAGCACAAAACACCTACTCTGTTATTGATGTTTATGACCTTCCAGGAAGAATTGTTTATAACCAGATAAAGGCTGTTTATGAGGACATGGGCATAGATGCTGCTAAAACAGGTATGCTAAGCAATTCTGAAATCATTTCAGCTGTTGCACAAGCCATTAGAGATTTCAGTATCAAGAATTTAGTTGTAGACCCTGTTATGATAGCAAAATCTGGTGCTAGACTTCTTAGAGAAGATGCTGTTGAAGCTCTAAAGAGTAAGCTTCTTCCACTAGCACTTGTAGCAACGCCAAATGCTAGCGAAGCTGAGGTTTTAGCAGGTTTTAGTGTGAAGACGTTAGATGATGCCAAAAAAGCTGCTAAAACAATACATGAAAAGTATGGCACTGCAGCAGTAATTGTTAAGGGAGGTCATTTAAAAGAGTTGAAAGCAGTTGATGTTGTTTATTACAATGGCGAATATTATTTAATTGAGTCTGAAAGAATTTTAGATGGGTGTTTCCATGGAACAGGATGCTCATTTTCAGCAGCAATCACAGCTTTTCTAGCCAAGAGCTTCCCACTACTCAATGCTATACAAGAAGCTAAGAAGTTTATAGACATGGCTATAAGATTCGGTTTAAAAATTGGTAAGGGGCATTGCCCTGTTAATCCAATTGCATATATCGAAATACCGGCTGCTAAATTCCATGCCATTGAAAATGTTAGAAAAGCTGTTGAAATTCTTTTAGAAAATCAAAGCCTTGTACTTCCCTATGTTCCTGAAGTTGGTATAAATGTTGTGGAAGCAATAGAGGCTAGGTATGTTACAGGTGTAAATGATGTTGCTGGTGTTGAGGGAAGAATTGTGAAAGCCGGTAATCGCCTAGCCAAAGTTGGGGAAGTGAAAATGGGTGGTTCAAGCCACTTAGCCAGACTTGTAATCGCTTTAATGAGAAGTGGTCACGAAATATATGCTGCTGTTAACATAAGATTTGATAAAGCTGTTGTTGAAAAAGCTATTGAGAAAGGATTCAAAGTTGCTTTTGTGGATAGAAGAAGAGAACCTGCAGAAATTAAGGAAGCTCCCATGGGTAGTATGGAGTGGATTGCATCTCAAATAACGAAAGAGATTCCTGATTTAATATATGATGTTGGTGATGTTGGAAAAGAGCCTATGATAAGAGTATTGGGCAAAAATGCTATAGATGCTGTTAAAAAGCTGCTTCAAATATTAGCCTAG
- a CDS encoding sulfide-dependent adenosine diphosphate thiazole synthase, protein MVNGKSLEERITRAIIRNTMADYLNLCNVDVVIVGAGPAGMTAAKYIAEKGFRVVVFERRLSFGGGIGGGGMLFHKIVVDESAKHILDDFKIRYQVDEEENLYVLDSSELMAKLAVGAIDAGAKIVHGIHIEDVIYRENPLRIEGVVIQWSAVIMSGLHVDPLFIRSKAVVDATGHDAEVLQIVARKIPEAGIQLIGEKSAYSELSERVVVEKTGRVLPGLYVAGMSVATIHGLPRMGPIFSSMLLSGKKVAEIIVNDLSG, encoded by the coding sequence TTGGTTAATGGCAAAAGTTTAGAGGAGAGAATAACTAGAGCAATAATTAGAAATACTATGGCTGACTATCTAAATCTGTGCAATGTTGATGTTGTTATTGTTGGTGCTGGCCCAGCTGGAATGACTGCAGCTAAATACATTGCCGAGAAGGGGTTTAGGGTTGTTGTATTTGAGCGTAGACTTAGCTTTGGTGGTGGAATTGGTGGTGGTGGTATGCTTTTCCATAAAATTGTTGTTGATGAGTCAGCAAAGCACATACTAGATGATTTTAAGATTAGGTATCAAGTGGATGAGGAGGAGAATCTCTATGTTCTAGACTCTTCTGAGCTCATGGCAAAACTTGCAGTAGGTGCAATAGATGCTGGTGCAAAAATTGTTCATGGTATTCACATTGAGGATGTGATATATAGGGAAAACCCGTTGCGTATAGAGGGTGTTGTTATTCAGTGGAGTGCTGTGATAATGTCTGGTCTTCATGTAGATCCCCTGTTTATAAGGTCTAAGGCTGTAGTAGACGCTACTGGTCATGATGCTGAAGTTCTTCAAATTGTTGCAAGAAAAATACCTGAGGCAGGAATTCAGCTAATTGGTGAGAAATCTGCTTATTCAGAATTATCTGAAAGAGTTGTTGTAGAGAAAACTGGAAGGGTTTTACCAGGTCTTTACGTAGCTGGAATGTCTGTAGCAACAATCCATGGACTACCCAGAATGGGTCCAATATTTAGCTCTATGCTTTTATCAGGTAAGAAAGTTGCTGAAATAATTGTTAATGATTTGAGTGGTTAG